The following proteins come from a genomic window of Nocardioides albertanoniae:
- a CDS encoding tripartite tricarboxylate transporter TctB family protein, translating into MSDERTPTPDPGTDDTEGQDILAEIRAEVAHDLEDERPPAGGPAYQIVGALVALVVGIGGAVLAYGYGLGSPRQPGPGLWPFVVSMAITLLALGLLMVGRNLSDSEAFTRSSMLPVVGLATFVGLGVLMPAVGFEIPSLLLCVIWLRWLGGESWRSTIITSVVTVAAFYFLFLYGLRIPLPHLF; encoded by the coding sequence ATGAGCGACGAACGCACCCCTACGCCTGATCCCGGCACCGATGACACCGAAGGCCAGGACATCCTGGCCGAGATCCGGGCCGAGGTGGCCCACGACCTGGAGGACGAACGCCCTCCGGCGGGTGGCCCGGCGTACCAGATCGTGGGTGCGCTCGTCGCTCTCGTCGTCGGTATCGGTGGCGCGGTGCTCGCCTACGGCTACGGCCTCGGCTCGCCGCGCCAGCCTGGCCCTGGCCTGTGGCCGTTCGTGGTCAGCATGGCCATCACCCTGCTGGCGCTCGGGCTGCTCATGGTCGGCCGCAACCTGAGCGACAGCGAGGCGTTCACCCGCTCCAGCATGCTGCCCGTGGTCGGGCTGGCCACCTTCGTCGGCCTCGGCGTGCTGATGCCCGCGGTCGGCTTCGAGATCCCGTCGCTGCTGCTGTGCGTGATCTGGCTGAGGTGGCTCGGCGGCGAGTCCTGGCGCAGCACGATCATCACCTCCGTGGTCACTGTCGCCGCGTTCTACTTCCTGTTCCTCTACGGGCTGCGCATCCCGCTGCCCCACCTGTTCTGA